In a genomic window of Streptomyces sp. SJL17-4:
- a CDS encoding N-6 DNA methylase, which yields MRASAEGLVTRSDIARLVGVNRPAVTNWARRHDDFPQPVDSVRTGTGTADTFRVAEVAAWLATRRIPVGGLRAGEPEGTTYGDRFLASLGIGERTSPQTVLTHMLDRLRGESTTERALDLLIAVTYALAVRPPDEEQRSFGAWWSVLRTLAEGGIDADQFAGSPDERRWQERSADFAVHVLAEENWDRATALEAFGWLVEQRSGTEGRRGSELVTPNAVRRLMAELLPHGDGSGGGHGADGQTILDPFCRTGEILDACAAVVRAREPGAALSLRGLSGGSGDATLARMRLNLRDVAHRVDIAGFGWPEPGQRYTAVVGNPPFNQRSEELYRYEGYFPYGTPPRHNGNFAWLQLAVSALAPGGRAVVLMPNIAAQSANPAERAIRAAMVESGTVEALVALPPQLFGRATSIPVTLWLLRSPTGVPGDVLFVDAASLGTMTDRVRRVLSAADVASVVEVCDRWRSARARGEEFSGRNGFSASVSPEALAAGDWLLSPVLHVAAGPSSGDATGTAAARISGLIDDLAHRDERAREADVRAREILSELEKDGGWRA from the coding sequence GTGCGTGCATCCGCTGAAGGACTGGTCACCCGGTCGGACATCGCCCGCCTTGTCGGGGTGAACCGTCCGGCTGTCACCAACTGGGCCCGTCGCCACGACGACTTCCCGCAGCCCGTGGACTCCGTACGGACCGGGACGGGGACGGCGGACACGTTCCGTGTCGCCGAGGTGGCGGCGTGGCTCGCCACCAGGCGGATCCCGGTCGGTGGGCTTCGGGCGGGTGAGCCGGAGGGGACGACCTACGGGGACCGGTTCCTCGCCTCCCTCGGGATCGGTGAGCGAACCAGCCCGCAGACCGTTCTCACCCACATGCTCGACAGGCTCCGGGGAGAGAGCACGACGGAGCGCGCCCTCGACCTGCTGATCGCCGTCACCTACGCCCTCGCCGTGCGGCCCCCAGACGAAGAGCAGCGGTCCTTCGGTGCGTGGTGGAGCGTGCTGCGGACCCTTGCCGAGGGGGGCATCGACGCGGATCAGTTCGCCGGCTCCCCCGATGAGCGGCGGTGGCAGGAACGTTCCGCGGACTTCGCGGTCCACGTGCTGGCCGAGGAGAACTGGGACCGTGCCACGGCGCTGGAGGCGTTCGGGTGGCTCGTCGAACAGCGCAGTGGAACCGAGGGGCGGCGCGGCAGCGAGCTGGTCACGCCGAACGCCGTCCGTCGCCTGATGGCGGAACTGCTGCCCCACGGCGACGGGAGCGGCGGGGGCCATGGGGCCGACGGCCAGACGATTCTGGACCCCTTCTGCCGTACAGGCGAGATCCTGGATGCCTGCGCCGCTGTCGTACGGGCCCGGGAGCCGGGGGCGGCGCTCTCCCTGCGCGGTCTGAGCGGCGGGTCGGGCGACGCGACCCTGGCCCGCATGCGACTGAACCTCCGCGACGTGGCCCACAGGGTGGACATCGCCGGATTCGGGTGGCCGGAGCCCGGGCAGCGCTACACGGCCGTCGTGGGCAACCCGCCGTTCAACCAGCGCTCGGAGGAGCTGTACCGGTACGAGGGGTACTTTCCCTACGGCACGCCTCCCCGGCACAACGGGAACTTCGCCTGGCTCCAGCTCGCCGTCTCCGCTCTCGCGCCAGGGGGCAGGGCGGTCGTGCTGATGCCGAACATCGCCGCGCAGTCGGCCAACCCGGCCGAGCGGGCCATCCGCGCGGCGATGGTCGAGAGTGGCACGGTGGAAGCGCTGGTCGCCCTGCCGCCGCAGCTGTTCGGCAGGGCCACGAGCATCCCTGTGACCTTGTGGCTGCTGCGGAGTCCCACGGGGGTTCCCGGGGACGTGCTCTTCGTCGATGCGGCATCTCTCGGCACCATGACCGACCGCGTCCGGCGGGTCCTGTCAGCGGCCGACGTCGCCTCCGTCGTGGAGGTCTGCGACCGATGGCGGTCGGCCCGGGCACGCGGAGAGGAGTTCTCCGGACGGAACGGGTTCAGTGCCTCGGTGTCCCCCGAGGCCCTGGCTGCCGGGGACTGGTTGCTCAGCCCCGTGCTGCACGTTGCCGCAGGTCCGAGCTCGGGGGATGCGACCGGCACGGCGGCCGCGCGGATCTCCGGCCTGATCGACGACCTCGCGCACCGGGACGAGCGGGCGCGCGAGGCGGACGTACGAGCGCGGGAGATCCTGTCCGAACTCGAGAAGGACGGCGGGTGGAGAGCATGA
- a CDS encoding FABP family protein has protein sequence MIEIPSDLNPGLVPLAFLLGTWEGAGVADFPGAEKCNFGQSVTFSHDGRDFLEYTSHSWVLDNEGKKVRPLESESGYWRIDKDRKVEIVMVRDQGIVEIWYGELADQKPQIDLATDAVARTAASGPYSGGKRLYGYVKSDLMWVGEKATPEVPLRPYMSAHLKKVVTPEEVAEMARNLGDLPDDGIAFFR, from the coding sequence ATGATCGAGATCCCGTCCGACCTCAACCCGGGCCTCGTCCCCCTCGCGTTCCTGCTCGGTACGTGGGAGGGTGCGGGCGTCGCCGACTTCCCCGGCGCCGAGAAGTGCAACTTCGGTCAGTCCGTGACGTTCAGCCACGACGGCCGGGACTTCCTCGAGTACACGTCCCACTCCTGGGTCCTGGACAACGAGGGCAAGAAGGTCCGTCCGCTGGAGAGCGAGAGCGGCTACTGGCGCATCGACAAGGACCGCAAGGTCGAGATCGTCATGGTCCGCGACCAGGGCATCGTGGAGATCTGGTACGGCGAGCTCGCCGACCAGAAGCCGCAGATCGACCTGGCCACGGACGCCGTCGCCCGCACCGCGGCCTCGGGCCCGTACTCCGGTGGCAAGCGCCTCTACGGCTACGTCAAGAGCGACCTCATGTGGGTGGGCGAGAAGGCGACCCCCGAGGTCCCGCTGCGGCCGTACATGTCGGCGCACCTGAAGAAGGTCGTGACGCCGGAAGAGGTCGCGGAGATGGCCCGCAACCTCGGCGACCTGCCGGACGACGGCATCGCCTTCTTCCGCTAG
- a CDS encoding DsrE family protein, with amino-acid sequence MPKKLVIKVTAGAEAPERCSQAFTVAAVAAASGVEVSLWLTGESSWFALPGRAAEFELPHAAPLPDLIDGIVAGGGRITVCTQCAARRDIEEKDLLEGFRIAGAQLFVQEAMADETQALVY; translated from the coding sequence ATGCCGAAGAAGCTCGTGATCAAGGTGACCGCGGGGGCCGAGGCCCCCGAACGCTGTTCCCAGGCCTTCACCGTGGCCGCCGTGGCCGCCGCCAGCGGCGTCGAGGTATCGCTCTGGCTGACCGGTGAGTCCTCGTGGTTCGCCCTCCCGGGCCGCGCCGCCGAGTTCGAGCTCCCGCACGCCGCACCGCTGCCGGACCTGATCGACGGGATCGTGGCGGGCGGTGGCCGCATCACGGTGTGCACGCAGTGCGCGGCCCGCCGCGACATCGAGGAGAAGGACCTCCTGGAGGGCTTCCGCATCGCCGGCGCCCAGCTCTTCGTCCAGGAGGCGATGGCGGACGAGACGCAGGCACTCGTCTACTGA
- a CDS encoding DUF3099 domain-containing protein, whose translation MYARRRHVYFWMMGGCLLLFVGAWAVVRLFSMPVAIGMCVVAMVIPPVAAMIANRRGPEDRWWDDPSGDPKSDEWWDELDGKKRRE comes from the coding sequence GTGTACGCACGACGTCGGCACGTCTATTTCTGGATGATGGGCGGCTGCCTGCTGCTCTTCGTGGGCGCCTGGGCCGTCGTGCGCCTCTTCTCGATGCCGGTGGCCATCGGCATGTGCGTGGTCGCCATGGTCATCCCCCCGGTCGCCGCGATGATCGCGAACCGTCGGGGCCCGGAGGATCGCTGGTGGGACGACCCCTCGGGCGACCCGAAGTCGGACGAGTGGTGGGACGAACTGGACGGCAAGAAGCGCCGCGAATAG
- a CDS encoding DUF1416 domain-containing protein produces the protein MCGAQPGGPDASTIKPGETTIQGFVTKDGQPVTGYVRLLDSTGEFTAEVPTSATGQFRFYAAEGTWTVRALVPGGTADRQVVAQHGGLAEVAIAV, from the coding sequence ATGTGTGGAGCGCAGCCCGGCGGCCCCGACGCCTCGACGATCAAGCCCGGTGAGACCACCATCCAGGGCTTCGTGACCAAGGACGGCCAGCCCGTCACCGGTTACGTCCGCCTCCTGGACTCGACCGGCGAGTTCACGGCCGAGGTCCCGACCTCCGCCACCGGCCAGTTCCGTTTCTACGCGGCCGAGGGCACCTGGACCGTCCGCGCCCTGGTCCCCGGCGGCACCGCCGACCGTCAGGTCGTGGCGCAGCACGGTGGCCTCGCGGAGGTCGCCATCGCGGTCTGA
- a CDS encoding sulfurtransferase: MARSDVLVDADWVEANLDNPQVAIVEVDEDTSAYEKNHIRNAIRIDWTQDLQDPVRRDFIDQEGFEKLLSAKGIANDTTVVLYGGNNNWFASYAYWYFKLYGHQDVKLLDGGRKKWELDSRDLVDGSAVPARPATEYKAQAQDSSIRAFRDDVVAAIGAQNLVDVRSPDEFSGKLLAPAHLPQEQSQRPGHVPSARNIPWSKNANDDGTFKSDDELKALYEDEQVDLAKDTIAYCRIGERSALTWFVLHELLGVENVKNYDGSWTEYGSLVGVPIELGANK, encoded by the coding sequence ATGGCTCGCAGCGACGTCCTGGTCGACGCGGACTGGGTCGAGGCCAACCTCGACAACCCGCAGGTCGCCATCGTCGAGGTCGACGAGGACACCTCGGCCTACGAGAAGAACCACATCCGCAACGCCATCCGTATCGACTGGACCCAGGACCTCCAGGACCCGGTCCGCCGCGACTTCATCGACCAGGAGGGCTTCGAGAAGCTCCTCTCGGCGAAGGGCATCGCGAACGACACCACGGTCGTCCTCTACGGCGGCAACAACAACTGGTTCGCCTCCTACGCCTACTGGTACTTCAAGCTCTACGGCCACCAGGACGTGAAGCTCCTCGACGGCGGCCGCAAGAAGTGGGAGCTCGACTCCCGCGACCTGGTCGACGGCTCGGCCGTGCCGGCCCGCCCGGCCACGGAGTACAAGGCCCAGGCCCAGGACTCCTCGATCCGCGCGTTCCGCGACGACGTCGTCGCCGCGATCGGCGCCCAGAACCTGGTCGACGTCCGCTCGCCCGACGAGTTCTCCGGCAAGCTGCTCGCCCCGGCGCACCTCCCGCAGGAGCAGTCGCAGCGCCCCGGCCACGTGCCGAGCGCCCGCAACATCCCGTGGTCGAAGAACGCCAACGACGACGGCACGTTCAAGTCGGACGACGAGCTCAAGGCCCTCTACGAGGACGAGCAGGTCGACCTGGCGAAGGACACCATCGCCTACTGCCGCATCGGTGAGCGCTCCGCGCTGACCTGGTTCGTGCTGCACGAGCTGCTCGGCGTCGAGAACGTCAAGAACTACGACGGCTCGTGGACCGAGTACGGCTCCCTCGTCGGCGTGCCGATCGAGCTCGGCGCCAACAAGTAA
- a CDS encoding DUF2993 domain-containing protein: MRALRILLIVAVVLGGVLVGIDRLAVSYAEDEAASRVKLASVDSDAIEVDIKGFPFLTQVADKHFDEVDVKATGVKAQAGSKRIRVGELTVALRDVTVTGDWAGAKAGSASGTALISYADLTAASDQEATVAYGGNGKVKVTGGVNVMGRTLTRTVLSTVTVVNGDTIRVRADEVPGEGIPGIEDLVRARTDFERPIGVIAGMKVEKVEPRPDGLAVTVTGKDVVLAG, translated from the coding sequence ATGCGAGCACTGCGGATTCTGTTGATCGTGGCCGTCGTGCTGGGCGGGGTCCTGGTGGGGATCGACCGGCTGGCCGTGTCGTACGCCGAGGACGAGGCGGCCAGCCGGGTGAAGCTCGCCTCCGTCGACAGCGACGCCATAGAGGTCGACATCAAGGGCTTCCCGTTCCTCACCCAGGTCGCGGACAAGCACTTCGACGAGGTCGACGTGAAGGCGACCGGCGTCAAGGCACAGGCGGGCAGCAAGCGCATCCGGGTCGGCGAGCTGACCGTGGCGCTGCGGGACGTGACCGTGACCGGCGACTGGGCGGGCGCGAAGGCGGGCTCCGCGAGCGGGACGGCCCTCATCTCGTACGCGGACCTCACCGCCGCCTCCGACCAGGAGGCCACCGTGGCCTACGGCGGCAACGGCAAGGTGAAGGTGACCGGCGGCGTGAACGTGATGGGCCGCACCCTGACCCGTACGGTCCTCTCGACAGTGACCGTGGTGAACGGCGACACGATCCGGGTCCGTGCCGACGAGGTGCCCGGCGAGGGCATCCCGGGCATCGAGGACCTGGTCCGCGCACGGACCGACTTCGAGCGTCCGATCGGCGTGATCGCCGGGATGAAGGTGGAGAAGGTCGAGCCGAGGCCGGACGGGCTGGCCGTCACCGTGACCGGCAAGGACGTCGTCCTGGCGGGCTGA
- a CDS encoding MoaD/ThiS family protein, with protein MAAGTIRYWAAAKAAAGVAEEPYTAEHLAEALDAARAKHPGELVQVLKRCSFLVDGDPVGTRSHETVRLAEGGTVEVLPPFAGG; from the coding sequence ATGGCAGCGGGAACCATCCGCTACTGGGCCGCGGCCAAGGCCGCCGCCGGTGTCGCGGAGGAGCCGTACACCGCCGAGCACCTCGCGGAGGCCCTCGACGCGGCCCGCGCGAAGCACCCGGGCGAGCTCGTCCAGGTCCTCAAGCGGTGCTCGTTCCTGGTCGACGGCGACCCCGTCGGGACCCGGAGCCATGAGACGGTACGGCTTGCCGAGGGCGGCACGGTCGAGGTGCTTCCGCCGTTCGCAGGAGGGTGA
- a CDS encoding alpha/beta fold hydrolase, with protein MSSEGEGGFHMVDVSLITSGSRRAMLRTDDDVRIEAVYEPSQASVTDTAVTGTAATAVVLAHGFTGSADRPAVRRAARAFAERGAAVVTFSFRGHGGSGGLSTLGDREVLDLAAAVRWARELGHARVATVGFSMGGSVVLRHAALHRETDGRADAVAAVSAPARWYYRGTAPMRRLHWVVTRPAGRLVGRYGLRTRIDRRAWDPVPLSPVEAVPLIAPTPLLIVHGDRDAYFPLDHPRMLAGAGEAELWLERGMGHAENGADEELLGRLGDWLTRA; from the coding sequence ATGAGTTCAGAGGGAGAGGGCGGATTTCATATGGTGGATGTCTCCCTGATCACTTCCGGCTCCCGGCGAGCAATGTTGCGTACGGATGACGATGTCCGGATCGAGGCGGTTTACGAACCCTCTCAGGCAAGTGTCACCGATACGGCGGTCACCGGTACGGCGGCGACGGCGGTCGTCCTCGCCCACGGGTTCACCGGGTCGGCCGACCGGCCCGCCGTCCGGCGCGCCGCGCGTGCCTTCGCCGAGCGGGGCGCGGCCGTCGTGACCTTCTCCTTCCGGGGCCACGGCGGCTCCGGCGGCCTCTCCACCCTCGGCGACCGGGAGGTCCTCGACCTGGCCGCCGCCGTCCGCTGGGCGCGTGAGCTCGGCCACGCGCGCGTGGCGACGGTCGGCTTCTCCATGGGCGGCTCCGTGGTCCTGCGCCACGCGGCCCTCCACCGGGAGACCGACGGACGCGCCGACGCGGTGGCCGCCGTCTCCGCGCCCGCCCGCTGGTACTACCGGGGGACGGCCCCGATGCGGCGTCTCCACTGGGTGGTCACCCGGCCGGCGGGCCGCCTCGTCGGGCGGTACGGGCTCCGCACCCGGATCGACCGGCGCGCCTGGGACCCCGTACCCCTCTCTCCCGTGGAGGCGGTGCCGCTGATCGCGCCGACCCCGCTGCTGATCGTGCACGGCGACCGGGACGCGTACTTCCCGCTCGACCACCCGCGGATGCTGGCCGGGGCGGGTGAGGCGGAACTGTGGCTGGAGCGGGGGATGGGCCACGCCGAGAACGGGGCGGACGAGGAGCTGCTCGGCCGGCTCGGGGACTGGCTCACGCGCGCATAG
- a CDS encoding response regulator transcription factor codes for MSALLLLTNALQPSTEVLPALGLLLHNVRVAPAEGPALVDTPGADVILVDGRRDLPQVRSLCQLLRSTGPGCPLILVVTEGGLAAVTADWGIDDVLLDTAGPAEVEARLRLAMGRQQIVADDSPMEIRNGDLSVDEATYSAKLKGRVLDLTFKEFELLKYLAQHPGRVFTRAQLLQEVWGYDYFGGTRTVDVHVRRLRAKLGPEHESLIGTVRNVGYRFVTPEKVERAAEEARAKAEEARAQEEARATARVKDATGDVTPPADRNVADATVRPAGR; via the coding sequence ATGAGCGCCTTGCTGCTCCTGACCAACGCTCTCCAGCCTTCCACCGAGGTGCTGCCCGCCCTCGGTCTGCTCCTGCACAACGTCCGGGTGGCCCCGGCCGAGGGCCCCGCCCTCGTGGACACCCCCGGCGCGGACGTGATCCTCGTCGACGGGCGGCGCGACCTCCCGCAGGTCCGTTCGCTCTGCCAGCTGCTCCGCTCCACCGGGCCGGGCTGTCCGCTGATCCTCGTCGTCACCGAGGGCGGTCTCGCGGCCGTCACCGCCGACTGGGGCATCGACGACGTCCTCCTCGACACCGCGGGACCGGCCGAGGTCGAGGCGCGGCTGCGGCTCGCGATGGGCCGCCAGCAGATCGTCGCGGACGACTCCCCCATGGAGATCCGCAACGGCGACCTGTCGGTCGACGAGGCGACGTACAGCGCCAAGCTCAAGGGCCGGGTCCTGGACCTGACCTTCAAGGAGTTCGAGCTCCTCAAGTACCTGGCCCAGCACCCGGGCCGCGTCTTCACGCGCGCGCAGCTCCTGCAGGAGGTGTGGGGGTACGACTACTTCGGCGGCACCCGGACGGTCGACGTCCACGTACGGCGGCTGCGGGCCAAGCTCGGCCCCGAGCACGAGTCGCTCATCGGTACCGTCCGTAACGTCGGCTACCGCTTCGTCACCCCCGAGAAGGTAGAGCGGGCGGCGGAGGAGGCGCGTGCCAAGGCCGAGGAGGCCCGTGCGCAGGAGGAGGCGCGTGCGACCGCCCGCGTCAAGGACGCCACGGGGGATGTCACCCCTCCGGCGGACAGGAACGTGGCAGATGCCACAGTGCGACCTGCCGGTAGGTAG
- a CDS encoding LacI family DNA-binding transcriptional regulator, whose amino-acid sequence MAKVTRDDVARLAGTSTAVVSYVINNGPRPVAPATRERVLAAIKELGYRPDRVAQAMASRRTDLIGMIVPDARQPFFAEMAHAVEQAAAERGKMVLVGNSDYRDEREVHYLRAFLGMRVSGLILVSQGMSERAASEIEAWDARVVLLHERPEALDDVAVVTDDIGGAQLATRHLLEHGHPYVACMGGIPNTPAVGDPVADHEEGWRRAMLEAGRSIEGRLFQAPYNRYDAYQVALKLLAGPDRPPAIFCSTDDQAFGVLRAARELRIEVPTELAVAGFDDVKEAALTDPPLTTISSDRPAMARAAVDLVLDDSLRVAGSRRERVKLFPSALVVRRSCGCDGG is encoded by the coding sequence GTGGCCAAGGTGACGCGGGATGACGTAGCTCGACTGGCAGGTACTTCGACCGCGGTCGTGAGCTACGTCATCAACAACGGACCCCGGCCGGTCGCCCCGGCCACGCGCGAGCGTGTCCTCGCCGCGATCAAGGAACTGGGCTACCGCCCCGACCGGGTCGCCCAGGCCATGGCGTCCCGGCGCACGGACCTCATAGGCATGATCGTGCCGGACGCTCGGCAGCCGTTCTTCGCGGAGATGGCGCACGCGGTCGAGCAGGCCGCCGCCGAGCGCGGGAAAATGGTCCTGGTCGGCAACTCCGACTACCGCGACGAGCGCGAGGTCCACTATCTGCGGGCCTTCCTCGGCATGCGGGTCTCCGGTCTGATCCTGGTCAGCCAGGGCATGAGCGAGCGGGCCGCGAGCGAGATCGAGGCCTGGGACGCGCGCGTGGTGCTGCTGCACGAGCGGCCCGAGGCCCTCGACGACGTGGCCGTCGTCACCGACGACATCGGCGGCGCCCAGCTCGCCACCCGGCACCTCCTGGAGCACGGCCATCCGTACGTGGCCTGCATGGGCGGCATCCCGAACACCCCGGCCGTCGGCGACCCGGTCGCCGACCACGAGGAGGGCTGGCGGCGGGCCATGCTGGAGGCGGGCCGCTCGATCGAGGGCCGGCTCTTCCAGGCCCCGTACAACCGCTACGACGCCTACCAGGTGGCCCTCAAGCTGCTCGCGGGCCCGGACAGGCCGCCGGCCATCTTCTGCTCCACCGACGACCAGGCCTTCGGCGTCCTGCGGGCGGCGCGCGAGCTGCGCATCGAGGTGCCGACGGAGCTGGCGGTCGCGGGCTTCGACGACGTGAAGGAGGCGGCGCTCACCGATCCGCCGCTGACCACGATCTCCTCGGACCGCCCGGCGATGGCCCGTGCGGCGGTGGACCTGGTCCTGGACGACTCGCTCCGGGTGGCGGGCTCGCGCCGCGAGCGCGTAAAGCTCTTCCCGTCGGCCCTGGTGGTCCGCCGCTCCTGCGGCTGCGACGGCGGCTGA
- a CDS encoding trypsin-like peptidase domain-containing protein has product MTDFQEQQPQQPYYPPHPPRPPYAPAQQPVGAGQTATQPIVTEPGTTIWPSGGQVPPSGPPVPPVPPVTAMGAPAAAPAGGPGSRRRAKRGVGLMAAVAIAAAAIGGGTATLVQQVTSDTPVAAASSNVNGTNVSASSTGTVAGVAEAVSPSIVEISANSNSGKSTGSGVIITSDGEIVTNNHVISGASEITVRLNDGTSYEAEVVGTDPDKDLALIKLRGASGLKTATLGDSSKVRVGDQVVAIGSPEGLTGTVTSGIVSALDRDVTVAKDDDSQRQGQGQGQGQGQGQGQGQQYDPRQGWPFEFGGQQFNGDTGSSKTTYKALQTDASLNPGNSGGALINMNGEIIGINSAMYSPSSSNGSTAGSVGLGFAIPVDTVKADLDSLRAGGDS; this is encoded by the coding sequence ATGACGGACTTCCAGGAGCAGCAGCCGCAGCAGCCCTACTACCCGCCGCACCCGCCGAGGCCGCCCTACGCCCCGGCCCAGCAGCCGGTGGGCGCCGGGCAGACCGCCACCCAGCCGATCGTCACCGAGCCCGGCACCACCATCTGGCCGTCCGGTGGGCAGGTGCCGCCCTCGGGTCCGCCGGTCCCGCCGGTCCCGCCCGTCACCGCCATGGGCGCCCCGGCCGCCGCCCCCGCCGGAGGCCCCGGCTCCCGTCGTCGCGCCAAGCGCGGGGTCGGTCTCATGGCCGCCGTGGCCATCGCGGCCGCCGCGATCGGCGGCGGTACGGCGACGCTGGTCCAGCAGGTCACCTCGGACACCCCCGTCGCCGCCGCCTCCTCGAACGTGAACGGCACCAACGTCTCCGCGAGCAGCACGGGCACGGTCGCCGGCGTCGCCGAGGCCGTCTCCCCGTCCATCGTCGAGATCTCCGCGAACTCGAACAGCGGCAAGTCCACCGGCTCGGGCGTGATCATCACCTCCGACGGCGAGATCGTCACCAACAACCACGTGATCTCCGGCGCCTCCGAGATCACCGTGCGGCTGAACGACGGCACGTCCTACGAGGCCGAGGTCGTCGGCACCGACCCCGACAAGGACCTCGCCCTCATCAAGCTCCGGGGCGCCTCCGGCCTCAAGACCGCCACCCTCGGCGACTCGTCCAAGGTGCGGGTCGGCGACCAGGTCGTCGCGATCGGCTCCCCCGAGGGTCTGACCGGGACCGTCACCAGCGGCATCGTCTCCGCGCTCGACCGGGACGTGACCGTCGCCAAGGACGACGACAGCCAGCGGCAGGGACAGGGCCAGGGACAGGGACAGGGACAGGGCCAGGGCCAGGGCCAGCAGTACGACCCGCGGCAGGGCTGGCCGTTCGAGTTCGGCGGACAGCAGTTCAACGGCGACACCGGCTCGTCGAAGACCACGTACAAGGCGCTGCAGACCGACGCCTCGCTCAATCCGGGGAATTCCGGCGGCGCGTTGATCAATATGAACGGCGAGATCATCGGAATCAATTCCGCCATGTATTCGCCCAGTTCTTCGAACGGTTCGACGGCCGGCAGCGTCGGTCTCGGATTCGCCATCCCGGTCGACACAGTGAAGGCCGACCTGGACAGCCTGCGCGCGGGCGGCGACAGCTGA
- a CDS encoding response regulator transcription factor: MTAQRHEPERILIVDDEPAVREALRRSLAFEGYGTQDAVDGLDALARMESYAPDLVVLDVQMPRMDGLTAARRIRASGSTVPILMLTARDTVGDRVTGLDAGADDYLVKPFELDELFARIRALLRRSSYAAASASAPADADVLAFEDLRMDLATREVTRGGRAVELTRTEFTLLEMFLAHPRQVLTREQILKAVWGFDFEPSSNSLDVYVMYLRRKTEAGGEPRLVHTVRGVGYALRGGGGE; this comes from the coding sequence ATGACCGCCCAGCGACACGAGCCCGAACGCATCCTCATCGTCGACGACGAGCCGGCCGTACGGGAGGCCCTGCGCCGCAGTCTCGCCTTCGAGGGGTACGGGACGCAGGACGCCGTGGACGGACTCGACGCGCTCGCCCGGATGGAGTCGTACGCCCCCGATCTCGTCGTCCTCGACGTCCAGATGCCCCGCATGGACGGGCTGACGGCGGCCCGCCGGATCAGGGCGTCCGGCTCGACCGTGCCGATCCTGATGCTCACCGCGCGCGACACGGTCGGCGACCGGGTCACCGGGCTCGACGCGGGCGCCGACGACTACCTCGTGAAGCCGTTCGAGCTGGACGAGCTGTTCGCCCGGATCAGGGCGCTGCTGCGGCGCAGCTCGTACGCAGCGGCCTCGGCCTCCGCCCCGGCCGACGCCGATGTGCTGGCCTTCGAGGACCTGCGGATGGACCTCGCCACGCGCGAGGTGACCCGGGGCGGGCGGGCGGTGGAGCTGACGCGGACGGAGTTCACTCTCCTGGAGATGTTCCTGGCGCACCCGCGGCAGGTGCTGACCCGGGAGCAGATCCTCAAGGCCGTATGGGGCTTCGACTTCGAGCCGAGCTCGAACTCACTGGACGTGTACGTGATGTACCTGCGGCGCAAGACGGAGGCGGGCGGCGAGCCGCGCCTCGTGCACACGGTGCGGGGCGTGGGATACGCGCTGCGCGGAGGGGGCGGGGAGTGA